DNA from Elaeis guineensis isolate ETL-2024a chromosome 2, EG11, whole genome shotgun sequence:
ATATGGCATAGCAACAACATTCTACTTACCATTTTAAGCTCTTGCTGATACTGCAGAATCTTGTCTTTGCTTACTTTTCTAAGCATTTTAGTTAAGTATCCTGGCTTTACAGCACTTCGTGTATCCACAAACATTGCAATTTTTTTGTAGTCTATGACATCTTCAAAGGGTAACTCAATGTAGTCACTGACTATCACCGGAACACACAAACTCACAATTGCATCAAATAACCTGCAAGCTGAGGGAGTATCTCCGGCAGGATGCAGGCAGAACTTGGATGAATGCATTCCTTGTGTTGCCATGCGCCGGCTCTCCCTGGACTGTGTACCATGTTTGATGACAACATCCTTCTCATGCTCAAGTATCTGGAAGAGAGTATCACGAACCTTCCCACCCTACTTTGCATCAAGGCAAGAGATTATGACAATTTTAACAGATTACAGGTGTAGAGGGATAATGCTAGAAGCTTAGTAGTTCCAAAATACATTTCCAGTTAGACTTCATATCCTGAGAAGTTGCAGCAACAAGTTTGACCATGGTTctaatattcattttttttttactatttaataTATGTTTGGAATTACGTAGCAGGAAGATAGTACTGCAGTGTAAGAAAGCAAATGAGATTCTTGCAATTCTGTTTCTCAGTATATTAAATAACTAGAATGGCAAGTAAGAAGGAGAACTATACATCCATATAACATGCTCTAGAAGGTTACTTATAATACTTTGTTGTGGTCCTTTCCTGCACAGGCTACTAAGTGTATTGTAGGCTCATAAATCACGATGACAACAGGATCAAGATGTAGAGCGTGATGATAAACAAGAGTGTGCAGGAAAGCCATACAAGCCATGAAGATATCAATCCTATTCAACAACTCGACTAAGTTCTGGTTTAAATCAATGTGGTATCATAGCCTTCCCTCATGTAGGCAGATGTTTAAAAAGGGTATGATAGTTTATTTAAGGATAAGGCAAACAACAAACAACTGCAAGTATGGATTTAGTCTCCATCTGAAATGTCTTCAATCATAAAGTAACTGCACATTGTTGACAATAAACTCATACAATCTTCATATAAGAAATGAAAGCAAAACAAGCATTTAAACTGCCTGATTCACCACATTATACTTATTCTATTACTTCTGATATCTATCATAAGAGAAAAATACAAGGCaaatttaagataaattattaaaagaccaTAAAGGTAAATATAACAGGACCCCTTCCTCGTGGAAGTGATATATTTACATATTAGACATCATGATATATTTTAGTTCAAACACTAAAATAACTATCTGCATAGTATCTTCAATAAAGGAATTTCCTTTTAATAAAAGGGTAATTTCAGTTTAAAATATCTCTTCGTTTTGATTTGTGGCTTGAAGGGCATTGGTTTCTCATTGACTGGATCTAACATGAAAATAACTTCAAAAAACAAAGCATttgagaaataaaattttgatggtcTGTTTATATTCCATTAAAAATAACTCGACAGCATGATAGAACCACCAGGTTAAGATGGAATGGACACCAAAGATTTTGAACAGGTTGTGAAAATtacaaaagattattctactgaGATATACATTCTACCATCTAAAAAAAATTGTAGTTAAGTTCTCTGAACTTTCTTCATAACTAGGTTTGCAATTATTAGTTATAATATATAACCCTCGTACAAGCTCACTTATTTCGAAAAAATGATATCAGAGATCATTATCCTCTATAGAATTTGACATTAGAGCACCTGCTCTTTGTGCAAGGACAAAATTACTTCCTTGCAACAATTGTTACTAATTCAGCCACTTTTACAGGGTTCCATAGTTAAGGATCCAGTTGCCAACAGATGCATAACGTAGATCTATGCATATAATATTGAAAGAACAAATTAAGCTAATTTAGATCAGGAATAAGGAGTTATAGCAAttgttttgatttataaatagttGGTAAGCATATTTTACTTGAAAATCTTAGAAGACCAATATTATGGTTACATTAGAAGCTCGGATGATGTTTAATTCAGAACAGATTGTaagttataaaaaatattagctGGAAGAAGACTCGGAAGAAAATAAACATGCCAACTTTTACCTCCTTGCGATAGCGGTTGCCCATGAAGAAGAGCAGCGAGTGCCGGCCCTCGATGCCGATGTCACCTTTATACGGATTGATGCGATGTGAGTATGGCAAGATCACATCTTTGACAAGCGACGCTTGATCCCCCCTCAAGCGGCCGAAATCCGAGACGAGGAGGACGGCATTCCTCACGCGATCGATCACTCTATAAAGAGCATTCGGATCCTGGCAAATGAACACATGGTCCCTCCCCCTATTCCTCCTCCAATACTCCTGCCCCTCGAGCCACTCCATGAGCTCCTCCTGCATCGCCTCGTCGCTGTAGGCCCTCTCCGGCGCGGCGCCAGCGTTGGCGGGGCGGATCGGGTTGACGATGAGGCTGagggaggagaagaaggggacgTAGAAGAGGTCGGCGTCGGCGGGGTCAGAGACGCGGCGGACGGGGGAGTCGGGGCGGCGGTCGGGCCGGAGGAGGTCGGAGAAAAGGTACCACTCAGCGGAGTGCTGGTGACCGGGGTAGTGGGGGTTGTCGTCGGGGGGCGGGGTGGCGCCGGGGTCGCGGGCAAGGAGGTAGCTGCGGATGACGCCGTAGGTGAACTTGCGGGGAAGGTCGTAGACATAGATGTTGGGGACGGGAGGGCGGGGCACagtggcggaggaggaggagtaggaggagaaggagaggggATTGGGGGAAGGGGAGGCGTGGAGGAGGGAGTAGAGGGCGAGGAGGGAGAGGGCGGAGGCCAGGAAGGGCTTGAGGAGGGAGCGGCGGGCCATTCGGGATGGGGTTAGGGTTTTGGGGGTGGGGGGAGAGGAAgcgagggagggggagaggggtTTCGGCTGCTTTCGGGGCTTGCTCCGGTCGGACATGTCGGTCCGGCTCTTGGCCGGGGGGGCGGGGAGAGAGCGGCGCACGATAGACTCGCGAGACGATGTTCGTTAGTAGTTCTGTTAGAAGATTGGAGAGGGAACACCGTATACCGTAGACGGGTAGCGATGGATCAGCCCGGTCCAGGAAGGCAAGATTAAAATAGAGATCGCGCATGATATGTGGAGACGGACAACTGCCGACTTTACTCACAGAATTGGCATTTCAGATGCCGACTATATTTTGCTGCTCCAAACCAAACCTGAATTTTAAACATGGCGGTCATTATAAACTTGCTTCCCAATCTCTAACGATCCAAGATCTAATCCAAaaagattaattaaaaaatattatttagatccCTCAGTCTCATATATGTACTGAAGATTTTTCTAGTTAGCCATTCACAAATACTATATTTAGTATCCATTAATCCACATAAGTTATAGATTGAATCAGCTCTAATACTATTTTATAACGATTTacgagctcatcctaaaagactagtcaaaagatattatttgaatttcttgatcctatatatgtatccaaaatttttttagcacataatcgatatgggactaaatacaTGTCCACATAGATCCGATTTATAACTCATATGGATTGAAAGATACTGCATTAGGCTGACTACAGATTGATCAcagtatttttgaatggatacatGAATTTAGACCCTTATTTTGGCCAGGACATTAGGATTTAAATCGAGAGATATACGAGGATTCATGAGGATATGTATTTAGTCTCACATTGGTTATTCatcgaaaaaaatcttttatatatatatatatatagacacacacacacatacacacatacatatataaggaattcaaataatatctttcgactagttttttggatgagatctttgATTATTACAGATAGAATTATGTACCACATTGATAATTGATTTTATCAAAACTTAAATAGAGGATCGcaagtgtcacgcccccgatccgagattgtgaatcgagggtcatggcaaccactgcatactcatagaaaactcttcccataagcatgcaaggcatcttatcatgttatcttaaaataaCAACgaaataattagataataatttaaatccaaaatataacgatctaaattttttctttaatatctcaataaattcaacaacgattcataggctttacatgaaattcaataagcctttcaacctaaaataaaagtatgaagattctgcttctgatcactcttccattcatatcttgtatcatcttaattcctcaacatctgtaaaaataataaaataggaggaatgagctagacagcccagtaagcaatgatcacttttcaacagattttatcaggcatttaagtaaataatcatttatagaaaataagcatatagagttcatcaattcgaaatcaatttcaattatgcaacataattcatgccaaatttatttctttttcaaaaattcaagtttctttccagattttaatttctttcgttcttaaattcttttcgtcaaccatgagctatgaccatattttccctgtggtagggtcataacaccgcgtatcttcttgcggtgagctgcgaatcatctggcagcaaagtcctttgaaaccgctggtctctctggcggtttgtcgctggtctctctggcgacataaatccttaggataaatcaattgccaatgtatatgctcccattggcggggtcctttacatagtcaggttgtcaattcatattgtttcttatatcataattcttcataaatcatgtttcatattctaattttgataataaaacatataatcatgtagtatcgaaatcaatcaatataatgcatcatgaaatcaatatgttcaatcatgcttcatcataacatttcaaataagatattttcataattgttagtgcaaaaatccacctgcgtcggagaagctggagtcgagggagtcgtggtcaccgtcgggacctgcaaaagaagtctaaaccggagttggggttgctccggcaagaccctccgacgctcaagtcagttctctgcctcaacaagaatggagtgctcgaacagaaattttagcagagttttgagatagaaaattaaGGCTtggagagtaacgtatctggggtctccctttttataggcggagggagcgacGGATTGATAGTGACGTTTGTAACTGCATAGTCGTGGGCCGCTCGTGGCCAGgatgagtttattatgaagagtaatggggtggagtcgtggcggtcaccatggctcgccacgtggagtctgttacgggaagtggagcagagtcgtggccgttactggggcttgccagggagtgatggagccacgtgggatctgtcgcaggaggtggagcagagtcgtggccgttactggggcctgccagagagtgatggagccacgtgggatccgtcgcaggaggtggaacagagtcgtggccgttactcgggcatgccagggagtgatgga
Protein-coding regions in this window:
- the LOC105056118 gene encoding probable arabinosyltransferase ARAD1; protein product: MSDRSKPRKQPKPLSPSLASSPPTPKTLTPSRMARRSLLKPFLASALSLLALYSLLHASPSPNPLSFSSYSSSSATVPRPPVPNIYVYDLPRKFTYGVIRSYLLARDPGATPPPDDNPHYPGHQHSAEWYLFSDLLRPDRRPDSPVRRVSDPADADLFYVPFFSSLSLIVNPIRPANAGAAPERAYSDEAMQEELMEWLEGQEYWRRNRGRDHVFICQDPNALYRVIDRVRNAVLLVSDFGRLRGDQASLVKDVILPYSHRINPYKGDIGIEGRHSLLFFMGNRYRKEGGKVRDTLFQILEHEKDVVIKHGTQSRESRRMATQGMHSSKFCLHPAGDTPSACRLFDAIVSLCVPVIVSDYIELPFEDVIDYKKIAMFVDTRSAVKPGYLTKMLRKVSKDKILQYQQELKMVKRYFEYEDPDGTVNEIWRQVSSKLPLIKLMINRDKRLVKRGPHDLDCSCICSRQNGTIISR